One genomic segment of Hallerella porci includes these proteins:
- a CDS encoding DUF4372 domain-containing protein has product MTIVQFAIKNKLKSTMESRNFTGQPIYAQITKYLSKGEILRQSRSVGGERYVKKFDGFQHLLVLLFAVFKNYRSLREILTGVNTEARHLWHAGFTGSLKMSTFSDANNRRPCKFFEAVYKSLYEKFGRFLPD; this is encoded by the coding sequence TTGACTATTGTTCAGTTTGCAATCAAAAACAAGCTCAAAAGCACCATGGAAAGTAGAAATTTTACCGGACAGCCGATATACGCACAAATCACAAAATACCTCTCTAAAGGCGAAATTCTGAGGCAATCCCGCAGCGTTGGCGGGGAACGCTATGTCAAGAAGTTCGACGGGTTCCAGCACCTGCTCGTGCTGTTGTTCGCTGTATTCAAAAATTACAGGTCCCTGCGCGAAATCCTTACGGGAGTGAACACGGAAGCGAGGCACCTGTGGCACGCCGGGTTCACGGGATCGCTGAAGATGAGCACTTTCTCCGACGCGAACAACAGACGCCCCTGCAAGTTCTTCGAGGCCGTCTACAAGTCGCTCTACGAAAAGTTCGGCCGTTTTTTACCGGACAG